In a single window of the Mucilaginibacter defluvii genome:
- a CDS encoding metallophosphoesterase translates to MKIKLCVVLLALAGQALCQTKDYKAEYIKGYRGGHIKGQESVDGALEFAAVGDFGRGGEYFQKDMAANLAKAVTGVNAEFIVATGDNIYPDGVQSVHDPLWNLSFENVFYQYPLHRPWYAVLGNHDYHQNPQAEVDYSQVSGRWNMPARYYSFKRRVGKNAEALFVFIDTNPLEPSSYKSAYRDELIKQDSAKQKQWLETVLADTSSTIKWKIVIGHHPLYTAGNRALNKPEMRYSLEGLFEKYNVNVYLSGHEHHLQYYHPPQKFTHHFISGAGSEANEELIPRGPVDFFAPIQGFMIFSLTDKSLLMQAIDRKGKVLKKISISN, encoded by the coding sequence ATGAAGATAAAATTATGCGTTGTGTTGCTTGCCTTAGCCGGTCAGGCGTTGTGCCAAACTAAAGATTATAAGGCCGAATATATAAAAGGTTACCGTGGTGGCCATATTAAAGGGCAGGAGAGTGTTGACGGCGCCCTTGAATTTGCAGCCGTTGGCGATTTTGGCCGCGGAGGCGAATATTTTCAGAAGGATATGGCAGCTAACCTGGCCAAAGCGGTAACCGGTGTAAATGCCGAATTTATTGTTGCTACAGGTGATAATATTTACCCCGACGGGGTGCAAAGTGTGCACGATCCGCTTTGGAACCTATCATTTGAGAATGTTTTCTACCAGTACCCGCTGCACCGCCCCTGGTATGCCGTGCTGGGTAATCATGATTATCATCAAAACCCGCAGGCCGAGGTGGATTATTCGCAGGTAAGCGGCCGCTGGAATATGCCTGCGCGGTATTACTCATTTAAACGCCGTGTAGGCAAAAATGCTGAGGCTTTGTTTGTATTTATTGATACCAACCCGCTGGAGCCATCATCGTATAAAAGCGCATACCGCGACGAACTGATAAAGCAGGATAGTGCCAAACAAAAGCAATGGCTTGAAACGGTTTTGGCTGATACCAGCTCAACCATCAAATGGAAGATAGTTATTGGTCATCATCCGTTATATACAGCCGGTAACCGGGCACTTAACAAGCCGGAGATGCGCTACTCACTCGAGGGTTTGTTTGAGAAGTATAATGTAAATGTATACCTATCCGGCCACGAGCATCATTTACAGTATTATCATCCGCCGCAAAAATTTACCCACCACTTTATTTCAGGCGCGGGCAGCGAAGCCAATGAAGAGCTGATACCACGCGGCCCGGTTGATTTCTTTGCACCCATTCAAGGCTTCATGATTTTTTCCCTCACTGATAAGTCATTACTCATGCAGGCTATTGACCGCAAGGGCAAGGTTTTAAAAAAGATATCTATCAGCAATTAA